The following proteins come from a genomic window of Anabrus simplex isolate iqAnaSimp1 chromosome 7, ASM4041472v1, whole genome shotgun sequence:
- the LOC136877527 gene encoding gastrula zinc finger protein XlCGF57.1 yields MDETLDVKSDAECLDGEQQTALEVVQMVEIENIKCEPELFEDDAPISVVQMGEIEKIKCVPELFEDEAHSSVVEMAEIENIKCETELFEDEAPVTEHEAQLTFIKCESEWSLESEEEVDNGEVNISINRTQTLPSAQSSTTEHKECEQSYSCFDCDMTFDNIESLGDHAETVHNKLPCRKCGRAFTRRSHLNEHSKLHSGIRPFCCSLCKKTFSRKADLKRHVQCLHSGERPMNTQKGQYSCVHCSRLCSSLSKLRDHITTHTGQRAFQCVACGKGYRRKHDLGRHMLVHTQGKSFTCDICQRAFFRKSDLRKHLNVHTDRTFKCTRCPNVFTDRAALASHIQYHLSQRPLICPTCGRTFARKFHLKLHQMTHSGDRHYACSICSQLFTERSDLDQHLTIHSDDSLRSSFI; encoded by the exons ATGGACGAAACCCTGGATGTAAAGAGTGATGCTGAATGTCTTGACGGAGAGCAGCAGACTGCACTAGAG GTTGTGCAGATGGTTGAAATAGAAAACATCAAATGTGAGCCTGAATTATTTGAAGATGATGCACCTATCAGT GTTGTGCAGATGGGTGAAATAGAAAAAATCAAATGTGTACCTGAATTATTTGAAGATGAAGCACATAGCTCT GTTGTGGAAATGGCTGAAATAGAAAACATCAAATGTGAAACTGAATTATTTGAAGATGAAGCTCCTGTCACA gaaCATGAAGCACAGCTAACTTTCATCAAATGTGAGTCAGAATGGAGCCTG GAATCAGAGGAGGAGGTTGACAATGGAGAAGTCAATATTAGCATAAATCG AACACAGACCTTACCTTCAGCACAGTCCAGCACAACAGAACATAAGGAATGTGAGCAGAGCTATTCTTGCTTCGACTGTGATATGACCTTTGACAACATTGAGTCTTTGGGAGACCATGCAGAAACGGTACATAACAAGCTGCCTTGTAGAAAATGTGGTAGGGCCTTCACTCGACGGTCTCATCTCAATGAACATTCTAAATTACACAGTGGAATTAGGCCCTTCTGCTGTAGTTTGTGTAAGAAGACATTTTCTCGCAAGGCTGACCTCAAAAGACATGTACAGTGTTTACACTCAGGTGAACGACCTATGAACACTCAAAAAGGCCAATACTCATGTGTTCATTGTAGTCGGCTGTGTTCTTCACTCAGCAAGCTTCGCGACCACATAACCACTCACACAGGTCAACGTGCCTTCCAGTGTGTGGCATGTGGAAAGGGTTACCGGCGGAAGCATGATCTGGGACGGCACATGTTGGTGCATACGCAAGGCAAGAGCTTTACCTGTGACATTTGTCAACGGGCTTTTTTTCGGAAGTCGGATCTTCGTAAACATTTAAATGTACACACTGACAGAACATTTAAGTGTACCCGTTGTCCTAATGTGTTTACTGACCGAGCTGCTCTTGCGAGTCACATACAGTATCACTTAAGCCAGCGCCCGCTAATCTGTCCAACTTGTGGAAGGACTTTCGCTCGGAAATTTCACTTGAAACTTCATCAAATGACACACTCGGGTGATAGGCACTATGCATGTAGTATCTGTTCTCAACTTTTTACAGAACGTAGTGATCTCGACCAGCACCTGACAATTCATAGTGATGACAGTCTTAGATCATCTTTCATTTGA